The genomic stretch GAAGTGGAGGTAGTTCTGGTATCGGTGCTGGTGCGATCGCCGGAATTGTTATTTCAGTTTTGGTGGTTGGAGCTATCGCAGCATTCTTTATACTAAAAAGACGATCTCGCCGAAAGCCATCTGCTGACCTTGAGAAGCTCAACAACCAGCCTTTTGCTCCTCAACCTCCGCATGAAGTGGAAGGTGATTTTTCCTTGACTTCACCTTCTTATGCGTGTTTGCGAGAGTAAAGGAGATAATACGACGCTTTGTTATCTGACTGCAGAGAGTAAGCCTCCTCAAATTTCAGCGGCAGCGAACACAAAAGCTTTCGAAGAACCTTCTGTGATAAGTCTGCGACCACCTCCAATCGACCGTCTCAAGTCGTTCGATGAAGATGATGTCACCGCAATGCCCATTGTTACGCCCAAGAAAGTGAACATAGCTCCAATAGATGCTAAATCGTTCTCGGTTGCAGACTTGCAGATAGCGACTGATAGTTTCAACGTAGAAAATCTCATTGGTGAAGGATCCATTGGACGGGTTTTCCGTGCTCAATTGGATGATGGAAAGGTATGCTCTACTGGTGTTTGCATCTGAGAACTGTTAAGCCGATTTTAACTGTTAAAACGAATTGCTTTATGTTTCGGTGACAGGTTGTTGCTGTAAAGAAAATAAACGCATCCGTTCTGTCCAATTCAGACGATTTTCTCGCTATCGTGTCGGCAATCTCACAGTTGCATCACCCGAACATAGTTGAGCTGATAGGGTATTGTTGCGAGCATGGACAACACCTGCTTGTTTACGAGTTCCATAAAAACGGATCTCTGCTCGAATTCCTGTATCTCTCCGATGAATACACCAAGCCTCTGACGTGGAACAGCCGTGTCAAGATTGCACTGGGAACTGCCAGAGCACTAGAGTATGTCTAGTGACTGATCGTTTTCTTAAATATTCTCGAATGTCTCTCATGACTCATCTGGTTATGCGCTGCAGGTACCTTCATGAAGTATGTTCACCCTCTGTGATTCACAAAAACTTCAAATCAGCCAACATTTTACTCGACAATGAACTCAATCCTCATCTTTCAGACTGTGCGTTAGCAAGCCTTGTCAGCGAACCAGATCAGGTATGATCATCGTTTCCTCTCTCCTTTCTCTCTAAATTGGCACGAGTTAACCAGGAACCACGATTTCCCACAATTGATGAAGAACACATCTATGGTTAacaatttcatttatttatttaagcaAACACGTCTTTAATCTTCTTTTTTTGTAACATGGCAATCGTAATTCGACTCGGATATATAGTGCATTCAATCGTAAGAGCTATGGTGGCTCTCTTGTCGATTTCTTATTGTTTACACGGAGCATTTGCAGGCATCCGGATACAGCGCGCCTGAGGTCGCTATGTCAGGTGTGTATACCATCAAGAGCGACGTCTACAGCTTTGGTGTCGTCATGTTGGAACTTCTCACTGGACGCACACCATTCGATAGGTAAACTACGGATCCTCCCACAAAACCAATAACGGAATGCCACACACACACCTCTtctctactaactcatttcctAATGTAGCTCAAGGCCAAGATCCGAGCAATCTCTAGTCCGATGGGCGACGCCACAGCTCCATGACATCGACGCCTTATCAAAGATGGTCGATCCCGCTCTTAAAAGCCTCTATCCCGTCAAATCCCTCTCTCGATTCGCAGATGTCATCGCTCTCTGCGTCCAGGTATGCTTAAAACTTGTTTCTTCCCCTCCTCCCTCTCACATCTACTTCAGTTTACATGATTCTTGTTTTATGATCAGGCGGAGCCGGAGTTCAGGCCACCGATGTCGGAAGTGGTTCAAGCGTTGGTGCGGTTGGTGCAGCGAGCGAACATGAGCAAGCGAACTTTTGGAAATGATGGCGCGGCGAGGGCTGGATCTGGAGATGCTGATGACTA from Salvia splendens isolate huo1 chromosome 4, SspV2, whole genome shotgun sequence encodes the following:
- the LOC121797707 gene encoding protein STRUBBELIG-RECEPTOR FAMILY 6-like — its product is MRKAEKLLVALAAALLIGILSSTNAATDPNDAANLNLLFTSLNSAQQLTNWKSSGGDPCGENWKGITCSNSKVTEIKIPGLGLSGNMGYQLDKFTSLTVFDISNNNLGNQLPYQLPPNLQRLNLANCGFSGPLPYSISLMSPLKYLNVSRNQFSGQVTLQFNSLTSLTTLDFSYNAMSDNLPQSFQFLTSINDMYLQNNQFTGTLDVLATLPLQNLNVENNRFTGWVPEQLKSINPKTSGNQLSTGPAPPPPPGTPPATRPNRNHGSGGGGSSNNRGDGSGGSSGIGAGAIAGIVISVLVVGAIAAFFILKRRSRRKPSADLEKLNNQPFAPQPPHEVEESKPPQISAAANTKAFEEPSVISLRPPPIDRLKSFDEDDVTAMPIVTPKKVNIAPIDAKSFSVADLQIATDSFNVENLIGEGSIGRVFRAQLDDGKVVAVKKINASVLSNSDDFLAIVSAISQLHHPNIVELIGYCCEHGQHLLVYEFHKNGSLLEFLYLSDEYTKPLTWNSRVKIALGTARALEYLHEVCSPSVIHKNFKSANILLDNELNPHLSDCALASLVSEPDQASGYSAPEVAMSGVYTIKSDVYSFGVVMLELLTGRTPFDSSRPRSEQSLVRWATPQLHDIDALSKMVDPALKSLYPVKSLSRFADVIALCVQAEPEFRPPMSEVVQALVRLVQRANMSKRTFGNDGAARAGSGDADDYTP